A genome region from Mycolicibacterium litorale includes the following:
- a CDS encoding HAD-IB family hydrolase/lysophospholipid acyltransferase family protein, which yields MSPDDGQQSGSRAMRLPGSVAEILAAPEGPQVGAFFDLDGTLVAGFTGVIMTRDRLRRRQMSVGEFIGMVQAGLNHQLGRSEFEDLIGKGARMLRGSSLSDVDELAERLFVQHIRDRIYPEMRALVRAHMARGHTVVLSSSALTVQVEPVARYLGIDNVLSNKFETDDNGCITGEVVRPILWGPGKARAVQAFAARNNVDLSKSYFYADGDEDVALMYLVGNPRPTNPAGKLAAVAAKRGWPVLRFTSRSGSNPLSQLRTVAAIGSVLPVAASAFGVGLLTQNRRTGVNFFTSNWTRVLLATAGITLNVIGRENLTAQRPAVFIFNHRNQADPLIVGRLIEKDFTSVGKKELEKDPLIGTIGKVMDAAFIDRDDPEAAVEGLRKVEDLARKGISILIAPEGTRLDTHEVGEFKKGPFRIAMSAGIPIVPIVIRNAEVVAARDSSTFNPGTVDIAVYPPIPTEDWTLDDLPDRIAEVRQIYLDTLKAWPQDKLPIPALYKRSPGETVEPRKVADEVPAKAAQSKKAPAKKAAAKKAPAKKTAARKTARKVTKKAEPQPKSSTNGRSRSGVEGRQ from the coding sequence ATGAGTCCGGATGACGGTCAGCAGAGCGGGTCACGGGCCATGCGTCTGCCCGGGTCGGTCGCGGAGATCCTCGCCGCGCCGGAAGGACCACAGGTAGGTGCGTTCTTCGATCTCGACGGCACGCTGGTGGCGGGGTTCACCGGCGTCATCATGACGCGGGACCGGTTGCGCCGCAGGCAGATGAGTGTGGGTGAGTTCATCGGCATGGTGCAGGCCGGGCTCAACCACCAGCTCGGCCGGTCGGAGTTCGAGGACCTCATCGGCAAGGGCGCGCGCATGCTGCGCGGCAGCTCGCTCAGCGATGTCGACGAACTCGCCGAACGCCTCTTCGTCCAGCACATCCGCGACCGCATCTATCCCGAGATGCGCGCCCTGGTCCGCGCGCACATGGCGCGCGGGCACACCGTCGTCCTGAGTTCGTCGGCGCTGACGGTCCAGGTCGAACCGGTCGCGCGGTACCTCGGTATCGACAACGTGCTGAGCAACAAGTTCGAGACCGACGACAACGGGTGCATCACCGGCGAGGTGGTCCGGCCCATCCTGTGGGGGCCCGGTAAGGCCCGCGCGGTGCAGGCATTCGCGGCGCGCAACAACGTCGACCTGTCGAAGAGCTATTTCTACGCCGACGGGGACGAGGACGTGGCGCTGATGTACCTCGTCGGCAACCCCCGGCCCACCAATCCCGCGGGCAAGCTCGCCGCCGTCGCCGCCAAACGCGGCTGGCCCGTATTGAGATTCACCAGCCGCAGCGGCAGCAATCCGTTGTCGCAGTTGCGCACGGTCGCCGCGATCGGCTCGGTACTTCCGGTGGCCGCCAGCGCATTCGGCGTGGGCCTGCTCACCCAGAACCGGCGCACCGGGGTGAACTTCTTCACCTCGAACTGGACGAGGGTGCTGCTGGCCACGGCCGGTATCACCCTCAACGTGATCGGGCGTGAGAACCTCACCGCGCAGCGGCCCGCGGTGTTCATCTTCAACCACCGCAACCAGGCCGACCCGCTGATCGTCGGCAGGCTGATCGAGAAGGACTTCACCTCCGTCGGCAAGAAGGAGCTCGAGAAGGACCCGCTGATCGGCACCATCGGGAAAGTGATGGACGCCGCGTTCATCGACCGTGACGATCCCGAAGCGGCGGTCGAAGGTCTCCGTAAAGTCGAAGACCTTGCGCGCAAGGGTATTTCGATCCTCATCGCACCGGAGGGCACCCGCTTGGACACCCACGAGGTCGGCGAGTTCAAGAAGGGGCCGTTCCGCATCGCCATGTCGGCCGGGATTCCCATCGTGCCCATCGTCATCCGCAACGCCGAGGTCGTCGCCGCGCGGGATTCGAGCACCTTCAACCCGGGCACGGTCGACATCGCGGTCTATCCGCCGATCCCCACCGAGGACTGGACGCTCGACGATCTGCCCGACCGTATCGCCGAGGTCCGCCAGATCTACCTCGACACCCTCAAGGCGTGGCCGCAGGACAAACTCCCGATCCCCGCGCTGTACAAGCGCTCGCCGGGCGAGACGGTGGAGCCCAGGAAGGTGGCGGACGAGGTGCCGGCCAAGGCGGCCCAGAGCAAGAAAGCGCCCGCCAAGAAGGCCGCCGCGAAGAAAGCGCCCGCCAAGAAGACGGCCGCCAGGAAAACGGCCAGGAAGGTGACGAAGAAGGCTGAGCCGCAACCGAAGTCATCGACCAACGGCAGGTCGCGGTCCGGGGTGGAGGGACGACAGTGA
- a CDS encoding universal stress protein — MSSALRPGIVVAVDGSASSDAALRWSAREAVLHRIPLLLVHVLSTDVTAAWATAVPAALLPLEYFQGREEQARGVLAEAEALVKDAGATLVTTKFVHAAPVPALVEASTEAEMVVAGTRGNGAVKRLLLGSVSTGLLYHARCPVAVVGADTVLDRPDAPVVVGVDGSRASEQALGIAFDEASLRGVDLVALHSWSDRSESLHPYVNWEGVRAQAEETLAISLAGFGERYPDVTVHREVVFDRPAEHLLERSESAQLLVVGSRGRGGFAGMLLGSVSAAVVQAAGAPVIVARGR, encoded by the coding sequence ATGTCCAGTGCGCTCCGACCCGGCATCGTCGTGGCGGTCGACGGGTCCGCCAGCTCCGATGCTGCCCTGCGATGGTCTGCTCGGGAGGCGGTGCTGCATCGGATTCCGCTTCTGCTCGTGCATGTGCTGTCCACCGATGTCACTGCTGCCTGGGCGACCGCCGTTCCGGCCGCGCTGCTGCCGCTCGAGTACTTCCAGGGCCGCGAGGAGCAGGCGCGCGGCGTGCTCGCCGAAGCCGAAGCACTGGTGAAGGACGCCGGCGCGACACTCGTCACGACGAAATTCGTACACGCCGCACCGGTGCCCGCCCTCGTCGAGGCCTCCACGGAGGCCGAGATGGTGGTGGCCGGCACCCGCGGAAACGGTGCGGTGAAGCGGCTCCTGCTCGGATCAGTGAGCACCGGGCTTCTGTACCACGCACGATGCCCCGTCGCTGTCGTCGGCGCCGACACGGTGCTGGACCGGCCCGACGCTCCCGTCGTGGTGGGGGTGGACGGTTCGAGGGCGTCGGAACAGGCTCTGGGCATCGCCTTCGACGAGGCATCGTTGAGAGGTGTCGATCTCGTCGCCCTGCACAGTTGGAGCGACCGCAGCGAATCGCTGCACCCCTACGTCAACTGGGAGGGGGTGCGCGCCCAGGCCGAAGAGACGCTGGCGATCAGTCTGGCCGGGTTCGGTGAGCGGTATCCGGATGTGACCGTGCATCGCGAGGTGGTGTTCGACCGGCCGGCCGAGCATCTGCTCGAGCGCTCGGAGTCGGCGCAGCTCCTGGTGGTGGGCAGCCGCGGCCGCGGCGGATTCGCGGGCATGCTGCTGGGCTCGGTCAGCGCCGCCGTGGTGCAGGCGGCCGGGGCGCCGGTGATCGTGGCGCGCGGCCGGTAG
- a CDS encoding wax ester/triacylglycerol synthase family O-acyltransferase, giving the protein MATSDVPELDAAGLPEELSPFDQILHRGEANPRTRSGILTLEILDTTPDWDRFRTRFEHASRKVLRLRQKVVTPTLPTAAPRWVVDPDFNLDFHVRRARIPEPGTMRQLIDLAEIALQSPLDISRPLWTATLIEGLEGGRAATMLHFSHAVTDGVGGVEMFASVYDLERDPPPDEVPPLPIPQDLSPNDLMRQGLNRLPFSLLGGVRGALGGAANVVGKVVRDPISSVSGVVDYALSGARVVGSVAEPSPLLRRRSLSTRSEAIDMELGDLHKAAKAAGGSINDAYLAGVCGALRLYHDAFGVPVATLPMAVPVSLRSDADPAGGNRFVGVNLAAPIGVVDPRERISKVRAQMTRKREERALDMVGAIAPVASLLPDTVLEAMAGQVVNSDVQASNVPVYAGDTYIAGAKILRQYGIGPLPGVAMMVVLVSRSGFCTVTARYDRASIRDPELFAKCLLAGFDEVLAIGGPGRAKPASFTEPTETTSPNGSAPQ; this is encoded by the coding sequence GTGGCGACGAGCGACGTGCCGGAACTGGATGCCGCGGGGTTGCCGGAGGAGCTGAGCCCGTTCGACCAGATCCTGCATCGGGGTGAGGCCAACCCGCGCACCCGTTCAGGGATCCTCACGCTCGAGATCCTCGACACCACGCCGGACTGGGACAGGTTCCGCACCCGCTTCGAGCATGCGTCCCGCAAGGTGCTGCGGCTGCGGCAGAAGGTCGTGACGCCGACCCTGCCTACGGCCGCGCCCCGCTGGGTCGTCGACCCGGACTTCAACCTCGACTTCCACGTCCGCCGGGCCCGCATCCCGGAACCCGGCACCATGCGCCAGTTGATCGACCTCGCCGAGATCGCTCTGCAGTCGCCGCTGGACATCTCCCGCCCGCTGTGGACCGCCACGCTGATCGAAGGCCTCGAGGGTGGCCGCGCCGCCACCATGCTGCACTTCAGCCACGCGGTGACCGACGGCGTCGGCGGCGTCGAGATGTTCGCCAGCGTCTACGACCTGGAACGCGATCCGCCGCCGGACGAGGTCCCGCCGCTGCCGATTCCGCAGGATCTATCGCCGAACGACCTGATGCGACAAGGGCTCAACCGGCTGCCGTTCTCCCTGCTCGGCGGTGTCCGCGGCGCATTGGGCGGCGCGGCGAACGTGGTGGGAAAAGTTGTGCGCGATCCGATCTCGTCGGTCAGCGGGGTGGTCGACTACGCCCTTTCCGGCGCGCGGGTGGTCGGCTCGGTGGCCGAACCCTCGCCGTTGCTGCGCCGGCGCAGCCTGTCCACCCGCAGCGAAGCGATCGACATGGAACTCGGCGACCTGCACAAGGCGGCAAAGGCGGCGGGCGGATCGATCAACGACGCCTACCTGGCGGGTGTGTGCGGCGCATTGCGGCTCTACCACGACGCGTTCGGCGTCCCGGTCGCAACACTGCCGATGGCGGTGCCGGTCAGCCTGCGGTCCGACGCCGACCCGGCGGGCGGGAATCGCTTCGTCGGCGTGAACCTCGCCGCCCCCATCGGAGTCGTCGATCCGCGGGAGCGCATCAGCAAGGTGCGGGCGCAGATGACGCGCAAGCGGGAGGAGCGCGCGCTCGACATGGTCGGCGCCATCGCGCCGGTCGCCAGCCTGCTGCCCGACACCGTGCTGGAAGCCATGGCGGGGCAGGTCGTGAACTCCGACGTGCAGGCCAGCAACGTTCCGGTGTACGCCGGTGACACCTACATCGCGGGCGCGAAAATACTGCGGCAGTACGGAATCGGGCCGCTACCGGGGGTGGCGATGATGGTCGTGCTGGTGTCCCGCTCCGGCTTCTGCACGGTCACCGCCCGCTACGACCGCGCCTCGATCCGAGACCCGGAGCTGTTCGCCAAGTGCCTGCTCGCGGGATTCGACGAGGTGCTCGCGATCGGCGGACCCGGCCGGGCGAAGCCCGCGTCGTTCACCGAGCCCACTGAAACGACGTCACCGAACGGGAGTGCGCCACAATGA
- a CDS encoding PE-PPE domain-containing protein — protein sequence MRITRKSLAMTAAVPLGAMALTFASAGPLPLPVLPVPTELLAQGLYLRGTKIGGYTEFDAPFVQFANGVIDQTYNADNPDDTVTLSVDTDQIEYNGGFRPFSQGGFNDLTYGQSVEQGVNRLGDGVAAQRAADPAGTILVYGYSQGAVVAGQYKARTDEGDIVYVLLANPGRPNGGILARFQGFTIPILDIPLSGPTPTVSEGWEEGDAPTSYDLTRQYDGWADFPKYPLNVLATINAVLGIAYLHGNYEVDIDPGEALADEAETDTHVYRDTVYYTIGTGLLPLLRPLEQIGVPRPLLLALDAPLRVIVEQGYDRGTNPGAPGAASLIRLANPATDLVNLLTAVAVGIDDGLEAGGFGRPLHTTSAGMYGVGGPTVTPPGDLDLDLDTAEQGDADDDADADASIAAQESKARAPLQDDDLDELDGDTDEEQEQDSSSGRKLTTLTADDELLEPDGGDDVVTDPPADPQDDAEGQDDGPADEQESDTNADTDADTDTDGGYVGKHRADDGPTQGAAA from the coding sequence ATGCGCATCACACGGAAATCGCTGGCCATGACCGCTGCTGTCCCGCTCGGGGCGATGGCTCTGACATTCGCGTCGGCCGGTCCGCTGCCGTTGCCGGTCCTACCGGTGCCGACCGAGTTGCTGGCGCAGGGCTTGTATCTGCGGGGCACGAAGATCGGCGGCTACACGGAGTTCGATGCTCCGTTCGTCCAGTTCGCCAACGGCGTCATCGACCAGACGTACAACGCGGACAACCCGGACGACACGGTGACGCTGTCGGTCGACACCGACCAGATCGAGTACAACGGGGGCTTCCGCCCGTTCTCGCAGGGCGGCTTCAACGACCTGACGTACGGGCAGTCGGTCGAACAGGGCGTGAACCGGCTGGGCGACGGCGTCGCCGCTCAACGCGCCGCCGACCCCGCCGGGACGATCCTGGTCTACGGCTACTCGCAGGGTGCCGTGGTCGCCGGGCAGTACAAGGCGCGGACCGACGAAGGTGACATCGTCTACGTCCTGCTCGCGAATCCGGGGCGTCCCAACGGCGGAATCCTCGCCCGGTTCCAGGGTTTCACGATCCCGATCCTCGACATCCCGCTGTCCGGGCCGACCCCGACCGTCAGCGAAGGATGGGAGGAGGGCGACGCGCCCACGAGCTACGACCTGACCCGGCAGTACGACGGCTGGGCGGATTTCCCCAAGTATCCGCTCAACGTGCTGGCGACGATCAACGCAGTGCTCGGCATCGCCTATCTTCACGGCAACTATGAGGTCGACATCGACCCCGGGGAGGCGCTCGCCGACGAGGCGGAGACCGACACCCACGTGTACCGCGACACCGTCTACTACACGATCGGTACCGGCCTGCTGCCGCTACTGCGGCCGCTCGAGCAGATCGGTGTGCCGCGACCGCTCCTGCTGGCGCTCGACGCGCCGTTGCGGGTGATCGTCGAGCAGGGCTACGACCGCGGCACCAACCCCGGTGCGCCGGGCGCCGCGAGCCTCATCCGGCTCGCCAATCCCGCCACCGACCTCGTCAACCTGCTCACCGCGGTTGCGGTCGGCATCGACGACGGGCTCGAGGCGGGTGGGTTCGGCCGTCCGCTCCACACCACCTCGGCGGGCATGTACGGGGTCGGCGGCCCGACCGTGACACCTCCGGGCGACCTCGACCTCGACCTCGACACGGCCGAGCAGGGCGACGCCGACGACGATGCCGATGCCGATGCCTCGATCGCCGCTCAGGAGTCGAAAGCCCGTGCGCCGCTCCAGGACGACGACCTCGATGAGCTGGACGGGGACACCGACGAGGAGCAGGAGCAGGATTCGTCCTCCGGCCGGAAGCTCACGACGCTCACCGCAGACGACGAGTTGCTCGAGCCCGACGGTGGGGACGACGTCGTGACCGATCCGCCCGCGGACCCGCAGGACGACGCAGAGGGTCAGGACGACGGGCCGGCGGACGAGCAGGAAAGCGACACCAACGCTGACACTGACGCCGACACCGACACCGACGGCGGATACGTCGGCAAGCACCGCGCCGACGACGGTCCGACGCAGGGCGCTGCGGCGTGA
- a CDS encoding flavin reductase family protein produces MPEPGAESFEALVALLDYPMFVVTTRAGDEMSGCLVGFGSQTSINPPRFLIGLSKRNRTFRVAQNATHLAVHVVPRERIELAQLFGGETGDRIDKFERCAWHSGPEGVPVLDDAGAWFVGKIERRFEVGDHVGHLLAPIAGQPPGDLTDWTTFADVRDLTPGHEA; encoded by the coding sequence ATGCCGGAACCCGGAGCCGAATCGTTCGAGGCACTCGTGGCGCTGCTGGACTATCCGATGTTCGTCGTCACCACCCGAGCAGGCGACGAGATGTCGGGGTGTCTGGTGGGGTTCGGGAGCCAGACGAGTATCAACCCGCCGCGCTTCCTGATCGGCCTGTCCAAGCGCAACCGGACTTTTCGGGTGGCACAGAACGCGACGCATCTGGCGGTACACGTCGTCCCGCGCGAACGCATCGAGCTGGCGCAGCTGTTCGGTGGCGAAACAGGCGACCGGATCGACAAATTCGAGCGCTGCGCGTGGCACAGCGGACCCGAAGGTGTGCCCGTTCTCGACGACGCGGGCGCCTGGTTCGTCGGGAAGATCGAGCGCCGTTTCGAAGTCGGCGACCACGTCGGCCATCTGCTGGCGCCGATCGCCGGTCAGCCACCTGGGGATCTGACCGACTGGACGACCTTCGCCGACGTCCGCGATCTCACCCCCGGCCACGAGGCGTGA
- a CDS encoding pyridoxamine 5'-phosphate oxidase family protein codes for MSKGQQLDVLNRRQCLDLLQGVRVGRLVFTEDGLPAVQPVNFRMQRDDVIIRVAGGAKLTAAQQNDVVAFEADELDADLRTGWSVTIVGTAHPITDVDELVEVSGTFLQPWVDGRRDHFIRIEAQKMTGRRIRETALPDYHGTGE; via the coding sequence ATGTCGAAGGGACAACAACTCGATGTCCTCAACCGCAGGCAGTGTCTCGATCTCCTGCAGGGGGTTCGGGTGGGCCGGCTGGTGTTCACCGAGGACGGTCTGCCCGCCGTGCAGCCGGTCAACTTCCGGATGCAGCGCGACGACGTCATCATCCGGGTGGCGGGCGGCGCGAAACTCACTGCCGCGCAACAGAATGACGTGGTGGCGTTCGAAGCCGACGAATTAGACGCCGATCTGCGCACCGGGTGGAGTGTGACCATCGTCGGAACGGCGCACCCGATCACCGACGTGGACGAACTGGTCGAGGTGTCCGGCACATTCCTCCAGCCATGGGTGGACGGCCGACGGGACCACTTCATCCGCATCGAAGCTCAGAAGATGACGGGTCGCCGCATCCGCGAAACCGCGCTTCCCGACTACCACGGGACGGGCGAATAA
- a CDS encoding pyrimidine reductase family protein, translating to MTRLAAVADLDELIEYYRTPPAGLRANMIFSADGAAAFAGRAGPLSDPLDQALLRELRGFADVVLVGAGTVRAEHYGPVRVEAMSHSWSPGRPIPPIAVVSLSGVLPDSLFADPAQRPILVTTQRAADEHRLAADERRDVLIAGEHTVDVSDVLAEFRRRGLDHVLCEGGPTLLDELVAADVVDEICVTVSPTLAGVQDIGHGAGALASPRPMRLDHALTHADYLYLKYSRHR from the coding sequence ATGACGCGACTCGCCGCCGTTGCCGACCTCGACGAGTTGATCGAGTACTACCGCACCCCTCCCGCGGGGCTGCGCGCCAACATGATCTTCAGTGCGGACGGCGCCGCCGCCTTCGCCGGACGCGCCGGCCCCCTGTCCGATCCGCTCGATCAGGCGCTGCTGCGTGAGCTGCGGGGGTTCGCCGACGTCGTCCTGGTGGGCGCCGGAACGGTGCGCGCCGAGCACTACGGCCCCGTCCGGGTCGAGGCGATGTCGCACAGCTGGTCCCCCGGCCGGCCGATCCCGCCGATTGCGGTCGTCAGCCTGTCGGGTGTGCTGCCGGACTCCCTGTTCGCCGATCCCGCGCAGCGGCCGATCCTCGTCACGACCCAGCGTGCGGCAGACGAGCACCGGCTGGCAGCCGATGAACGGCGTGACGTCCTCATCGCCGGTGAGCACACCGTCGACGTGTCCGATGTGCTGGCCGAGTTCCGGCGGCGCGGTCTGGATCATGTTCTGTGCGAAGGCGGTCCGACACTGTTGGACGAACTCGTCGCGGCCGACGTCGTCGACGAGATCTGCGTGACGGTGTCGCCGACACTGGCCGGTGTGCAGGACATCGGCCACGGCGCAGGCGCGCTCGCGTCGCCCAGGCCGATGCGGCTCGACCATGCCCTCACCCACGCCGACTACCTGTACCTGAAGTACTCACGTCATCGATGA